The Montipora foliosa isolate CH-2021 chromosome 1, ASM3666993v2, whole genome shotgun sequence genome has a window encoding:
- the LOC137977670 gene encoding golgin subfamily A member 6-like protein 22 codes for MEWSDEHDVLLCREILTTEPFKAKRRTPQRGQLWQSVADHLNCIPEPKFKVSKRAVRERFTLLAEKFKKKMKAEEKASGIDTEMSELDVLLEEIVEKEEEFDKDQSEHKAKEDQSKAEAYDMRLKAMESLKESKKRRSEEDEKQLPKKKRGSEALDYLREKMDGDKYLREKEFEIKVKEQERDEQRQKLAEDQHKDMMAMMNRQQQEMQQMQMRFFEQQQQQNNLLLALFQKALTK; via the coding sequence ATGGAGTGGAGCGATGAGCATGACGTGTTGCTTTGCAGAGAAATCCTCACCACCGAGCCTTTTAAAGCAAAACGTCGAACCCCTCAACGAGGACAGCTGTGGCAGAGCGTGGCAGATCATCTTAATTGTATCCCTGAACCGAAGTTTAAAGTCTCAAAAAGAGCTGTCCGTGAGCGCTTTACATTGCTTgcagaaaaatttaaaaagaagatGAAAGCCGAAGAAAAAGCATCGGGAATAGATACAGAGATGAGTGAATTAGATGTTTTACTTGAGGAGATTgtggaaaaagaagaagagttTGATAAAGATCAGTCCGAGCACAAGGCAAAAGAAGACCAAAGTAAAGCTGAAGCGTACGATATGAGGCTAAAGGCGATGGAAAGCTTAAAAGAGAGTAAGAAAAGAAGGTCTGAAGAAGATGAAAAGCAGTTGCCTAAGAAGAAAAGAGGCTCAGAAGCGCTGGATTATCTGAGAGAAAAAATGGATGGTGATAAATACCTGAGGGAGAAAGAATTTGAGATTAAAGTGAAAGAGCAGGAGAGAGATGAACAACGGCAAAAGTTGGCGGAAGATCAACACAAAGACATGATGGCAATGATGAATCgacaacaacaagaaatgcAACAAATGCAAATGAGGTTTttcgaacaacaacaacagcaaaacaaCCTACTTCTCGCTTTATTTCAGAAAGCTCTGACGAAGTAA